Proteins encoded in a region of the Nicotiana tomentosiformis chromosome 9, ASM39032v3, whole genome shotgun sequence genome:
- the LOC138898791 gene encoding uncharacterized protein, translated as MDFVVEFPLTLREAEKGFLRVSPMKGMKRFGRKDKLSPWYIGPFEVLERVGEMSYRLAFPPILSGVNSVLHVSMLRKYFEYHSHVLNFSSVQLDENLAYVEELVAILDRQVQKLKLKDIALMKVQWRDRPVKKATWDIDHDMKSIYPYLFSTLDMILYPFKDEHLFK; from the coding sequence atggactttgtggtagagTTTCCACTAACCTTGAGGGAGGCTGAAAAGGGTTTTCttagagtttcgcctatgaagggcatgaaAAGGTTTGGTAGGAAGGACAAGTTAAGCCCTTGGTAtatcggtccatttgaggtattagaAAGGGTTGGTGAGATGTCTTACAGACTTGCTTTTCCACCCATCTTGTCGGGAGTTAATTCGGTATTACATGTCTCCATGCTTAGGAAGTATTTTGAGTATCACTCACATGTGTTAAATTTTAGCTcagtgcagttggatgagaaCTTGGCTTATGTAGaagagctggtggctattttggataggcaggttcagaagctaaagttgaaggatattgcattaatgaaggttcaatggagagaTCGACCAGTTAAAAAGGCGACTTGGGATATCGATCATGATATGAAAAGCATATATCCTTATCTTTTCAGCACTCTAGATATGATTCTatacccgttcaaggacgaacatttgtttaagtag